The following coding sequences are from one Arthrobacter sp. 24S4-2 window:
- a CDS encoding class II fructose-bisphosphate aldolase, whose amino-acid sequence MTLVKTRDLMNRALERGVGQAAFNIVHLETLEGLVGGAEAAGLPVILQISENCANFHGGLEPLASAAMAAARQASVPVSIHLDHAESEELALEAIGLGFGSVMYDGAHLPYDLNVAATRRVTEHAHKAGVYVEAELGKVGGKDGAHAPGARTDPCEAAAFVAATGVDALAVAVGSSHAMTERKAVLDLPLIARLKSALDVPLVLHGSSGVADDAIVAAIGSGMTKINVSTHLNGFFTRAVRDYLAANPAVVDSRKYVKAGREALVPEVSRLLALFARAT is encoded by the coding sequence ATGACCTTGGTCAAAACCCGGGACCTGATGAACCGCGCTTTAGAGCGGGGCGTGGGTCAGGCGGCCTTCAACATCGTTCACCTGGAAACTCTGGAAGGACTCGTGGGTGGCGCGGAAGCGGCCGGACTTCCAGTGATCCTGCAGATTTCGGAAAACTGCGCCAACTTCCATGGCGGACTGGAGCCGTTGGCCAGCGCAGCCATGGCCGCGGCCCGGCAAGCGTCGGTTCCGGTTTCCATCCACCTGGATCACGCCGAATCCGAAGAGCTCGCGCTGGAGGCCATCGGGCTGGGCTTTGGTTCCGTGATGTATGACGGCGCCCATCTGCCTTACGACCTGAACGTTGCCGCCACGCGGCGGGTCACCGAACACGCGCATAAGGCAGGCGTCTACGTGGAAGCCGAACTTGGCAAAGTGGGAGGCAAGGACGGCGCCCACGCGCCCGGAGCCAGGACAGATCCATGCGAAGCAGCCGCCTTCGTCGCCGCTACCGGCGTAGACGCGCTGGCCGTTGCAGTCGGATCCTCCCACGCCATGACCGAGCGTAAGGCGGTCCTGGACCTGCCGCTGATCGCCCGGCTGAAGTCCGCCCTGGACGTGCCGCTCGTGCTGCACGGAAGCTCAGGCGTGGCAGACGACGCAATCGTCGCCGCTATCGGCTCGGGCATGACTAAGATAAATGTTTCCACCCATTTAAACGGATTCTTCACCCGTGCGGTCCGGGACTACCTGGCGGCCAACCCTGCCGTGGTGGATTCCCGCAAGTACGTGAAGGCCGGCCGCGAAGCCCTGGTTCCCGAGGTGTCGCGGCTCCTGGCTCTGTTCGCCAGGGCGACGTAG
- a CDS encoding beta-galactosidase family protein, with amino-acid sequence MSYRGNAFYRSGKQHRILAGAIHYFRVHPSQWEDRLAKLRAMGANTVDTYVAWNFHQPTRGQRPNFTHWRDLGRFIDLAAAQDLDVIVRPGPYICAEWDNGGIPAWLTGTPGIGLRCSDPVFTDAVEEWFDDLLPIIATRQAARGGPVVAVQIENEYGSYGDDKAYLRWNRRALMDRGILELLFTADGGTDFHLDGGALDGTLAAATLGSRGEESVATWRRRRPDEPFFNVEFWGGWFDHWHEDHHVREKEDAEAEVSKILDLDGSVCIYMAHGGTNFGLWSGSNHDGEKLQPTVTSYDSDAPIAENGDLTPKYHALRRAFFHAQGTVEPPELDPELLAPAPVLPGRTLDVEPGVELLELLRAGTRQRSSVRPLTFEEMDLDSGLMLYGAEVTLPGLPHAPTESRIRIMELHDRAHLWIDGRHAGILDGASAREGLRVQGTGASVRLDILVENQGRINYGPLTGQGKGILGGVLVNQRHTFHWTQTPHSLSDWGDRELEHLASASFRTDAAADTFLALPGFGKGFVWINGFLLGRYWEVGPQSTLYIPAPLIRTGSNSIKILELEKWGSSIELRTEPELG; translated from the coding sequence CTGAGCTACAGGGGCAATGCGTTTTACCGTTCAGGAAAACAGCACCGCATCCTGGCGGGTGCCATCCACTACTTCCGCGTGCACCCGAGTCAGTGGGAGGACCGCTTGGCCAAGTTGCGGGCCATGGGAGCCAACACGGTCGATACGTACGTTGCCTGGAACTTCCATCAGCCGACGCGCGGGCAGCGCCCCAATTTCACACATTGGCGGGATCTGGGCCGCTTCATCGATCTGGCCGCAGCCCAAGACCTGGATGTGATCGTTCGTCCCGGGCCGTACATATGTGCGGAATGGGATAACGGAGGGATCCCTGCATGGCTGACGGGCACGCCGGGGATCGGTCTGCGCTGTTCCGATCCGGTCTTCACAGACGCGGTCGAGGAATGGTTTGACGACCTCCTGCCCATCATCGCAACCCGCCAGGCGGCCCGGGGCGGGCCGGTGGTCGCGGTGCAGATCGAGAACGAGTACGGCAGCTACGGCGACGACAAGGCGTACTTACGCTGGAACCGCCGGGCGCTCATGGACCGGGGCATCTTGGAGCTTCTGTTCACCGCGGACGGCGGAACCGATTTCCACCTCGACGGCGGTGCACTGGACGGAACTTTGGCTGCGGCCACCCTGGGGAGCCGCGGGGAGGAATCAGTGGCAACTTGGCGGCGACGCAGGCCGGACGAGCCGTTTTTCAATGTCGAGTTTTGGGGTGGCTGGTTCGATCACTGGCATGAGGATCACCACGTCCGGGAGAAGGAGGACGCGGAGGCCGAAGTCTCAAAAATCCTGGATCTGGACGGCTCAGTGTGCATCTATATGGCCCATGGAGGTACGAACTTTGGGCTTTGGTCCGGCAGCAACCACGATGGTGAAAAGCTCCAGCCAACGGTTACCAGCTATGACTCCGATGCCCCGATCGCGGAGAACGGCGACCTAACGCCCAAGTACCATGCCCTGCGAAGGGCATTCTTCCATGCGCAGGGCACTGTGGAACCTCCCGAGCTGGATCCGGAGCTGTTGGCGCCTGCCCCGGTTTTGCCCGGCCGAACCCTTGACGTGGAGCCTGGCGTCGAGCTGCTAGAACTACTCCGTGCCGGTACGCGGCAGCGATCCAGCGTGCGGCCTCTTACATTTGAGGAGATGGACCTCGACTCGGGCCTGATGCTGTACGGCGCTGAGGTAACGCTGCCAGGGCTCCCTCACGCCCCGACCGAATCGCGGATCCGGATCATGGAACTCCATGACCGCGCCCACCTTTGGATCGACGGCCGTCACGCCGGGATACTGGATGGAGCGAGCGCACGGGAGGGATTGAGGGTCCAGGGAACCGGGGCCTCCGTGCGACTGGACATCCTCGTGGAAAACCAGGGGCGGATTAATTACGGACCTTTGACGGGTCAGGGGAAAGGCATTCTGGGGGGAGTCCTAGTAAACCAGCGCCACACCTTTCACTGGACGCAGACCCCCCACTCGCTCAGCGACTGGGGGGATCGGGAACTTGAACACCTTGCTTCAGCCAGCTTCCGGACGGATGCCGCCGCGGACACCTTTCTGGCCCTCCCCGGTTTCGGTAAGGGATTCGTCTGGATCAACGGCTTCCTGCTCGGCCGCTATTGGGAGGTGGGGCCCCAGTCCACTCTCTACATACCGGCTCCGCTGATCCGGACCGGCAGCAACTCGATCAAGATCCTGGAGCTGGAGAAGTGGGGCAGCTCAATAGAGCTGCGCACCGAGCCGGAGCTTGGCTAG
- a CDS encoding LacI family DNA-binding transcriptional regulator, whose translation MTLTNRRAQRPTIRMVAAEAGVSTATVSYILSGRRGEAGPGCSEATVSRVRAAAERLGYRPNQAARAIRTGRTNTVILSLTMLSDPWALAVIEAVQRAAAPLGITPMILADADWAKVLQSHSADAVFVDAVREHNEQTLRELAGRGSRLVVFHESLEPEGFDVVRSVAGPGCVLAVEHLLASHTKIACLAAGSSLAGPRFKAYTDAHKSAGLPVRDDYVGTFDGSSAGAYAAATRLLSLEDPPTAIFATTDYAAVSAINAAQRMGLGVGTDIDIIGVGNTVEGERMSPSLSSVGPVGFFDSLARKLMDRALGSDEDPGVLDFPWELFVRESAPAKKARH comes from the coding sequence ATGACGTTGACAAATCGCAGGGCACAGCGCCCGACCATCAGGATGGTCGCGGCGGAGGCCGGTGTGTCCACGGCAACTGTTTCCTACATCTTGTCCGGCCGGCGAGGTGAAGCCGGTCCGGGTTGCTCGGAAGCCACTGTGAGCAGGGTAAGGGCTGCTGCGGAACGGCTGGGCTACAGGCCCAACCAGGCGGCACGCGCCATCCGGACCGGGCGCACGAACACTGTGATCCTGTCCCTGACCATGCTTTCGGACCCGTGGGCGCTTGCAGTAATCGAGGCGGTCCAGCGTGCGGCGGCTCCCTTGGGCATCACGCCCATGATCCTTGCCGATGCTGACTGGGCCAAGGTTCTCCAGAGCCACAGTGCCGACGCAGTCTTTGTGGACGCTGTCCGGGAGCACAACGAACAGACACTTCGTGAGTTGGCAGGCCGGGGGTCAAGGCTGGTGGTGTTCCACGAGTCCCTGGAGCCGGAAGGCTTTGACGTCGTACGCTCCGTTGCAGGACCCGGCTGTGTCCTGGCCGTGGAACATCTGTTGGCAAGTCATACGAAGATAGCGTGCCTTGCCGCCGGCAGCTCCCTTGCGGGGCCGCGGTTCAAGGCATACACAGACGCCCATAAATCGGCCGGGCTGCCGGTCCGTGACGACTACGTGGGGACTTTCGATGGAAGTTCGGCAGGCGCCTACGCCGCCGCTACGCGGCTGCTTTCCCTGGAGGATCCGCCAACGGCCATCTTTGCCACTACGGACTATGCGGCCGTCAGCGCTATCAACGCGGCGCAGCGAATGGGGCTCGGAGTCGGCACGGACATTGACATCATCGGTGTGGGAAACACGGTGGAGGGCGAACGGATGTCCCCGTCGCTGAGCAGCGTGGGCCCTGTGGGCTTCTTTGACAGCCTGGCGCGGAAGCTGATGGACCGTGCCCTGGGATCCGACGAGGATCCCGGCGTCCTGGACTTCCCTTGGGAACTGTTCGTCCGTGAATCAGCACCGGCGAAGAAAGCAAGACACTAG
- a CDS encoding sugar ABC transporter substrate-binding protein — MTSATYGQPGFSRRGFLGLAGLTVTAAGLSACGTGGAGVGGSGGAAASSALKLPTYKEFTGFAPDIPGNEKGLQAAFFKLPEAATSVKGAPLKGKVTGLTETFDTMSPAMNDNPFWQRLNAKLGGELDLQIAEDIGDGYPAKFATVLASNDLPDMMWVPPNQGIPNIGPMLEAKFQDLTPYLSGDAVLEYPNLAALKPDSWKTAVVNGKIWGAPIPSTPFGQITSGRSDIWAAVDGLNAASADEFLEKAKELTRPGEQKYALEPAYTNILHMVTEWYGAPNGWAVNKDRTLTHLFETDEYAAGVEFTAKMFAAGVFYPDSKASDIRTRVANGTVAAQVLVGPHDIRSFRGLNKTAKFDLLVPFSADGKIKPVYDMGYGTVGFTPFKKAEEGRIRELLALINYLSAPFGTAEYIQKNYGETGQDYTLDDAGNPVLSESGATNIPGLASALNIMSSPENVLFNPGYDDDTRYVNEQQKKLLEIAWRNPTNGSYSDTNAKVGAKVTKQLRDKVIDVITGREKVGVLKDAVKRWQSEGGNKIREEYQAALPADVPIFSS, encoded by the coding sequence ATGACGAGCGCTACTTACGGACAGCCCGGATTCAGCCGACGCGGCTTCCTCGGCCTTGCAGGCCTTACGGTCACCGCTGCCGGCCTGTCCGCCTGCGGGACCGGCGGAGCCGGCGTCGGAGGCAGCGGCGGCGCCGCCGCCTCCTCGGCACTCAAGCTGCCCACATACAAGGAATTCACCGGTTTCGCCCCGGACATTCCCGGTAACGAAAAGGGACTGCAGGCAGCCTTCTTCAAGCTCCCCGAGGCAGCAACGTCCGTCAAGGGCGCGCCGCTCAAGGGCAAGGTGACCGGCCTCACGGAAACCTTCGACACCATGAGTCCAGCTATGAACGACAACCCCTTCTGGCAGCGTCTCAATGCCAAATTGGGCGGCGAGCTGGACCTCCAGATTGCCGAGGACATCGGAGACGGCTACCCGGCGAAGTTCGCCACCGTCCTTGCCAGCAACGATCTCCCTGACATGATGTGGGTTCCGCCGAACCAAGGCATCCCCAACATCGGTCCCATGCTGGAAGCCAAATTCCAGGACCTGACACCGTACCTCTCCGGGGACGCCGTGCTCGAGTACCCCAATCTGGCCGCCCTGAAGCCGGATTCCTGGAAGACCGCCGTCGTCAACGGCAAAATCTGGGGAGCACCGATCCCCAGCACGCCTTTCGGGCAGATCACGTCCGGGCGGAGTGACATATGGGCGGCAGTTGACGGGCTCAACGCCGCCAGCGCCGATGAGTTCCTCGAAAAGGCCAAGGAACTGACCCGCCCCGGTGAGCAGAAGTATGCGCTGGAACCGGCCTACACCAACATTCTCCACATGGTCACTGAATGGTATGGAGCCCCAAACGGCTGGGCCGTGAACAAGGACCGCACCCTGACGCACCTCTTCGAGACGGACGAGTACGCTGCCGGGGTGGAGTTCACTGCCAAGATGTTTGCAGCTGGAGTGTTTTACCCGGACAGCAAGGCGTCCGACATCCGCACCCGTGTGGCCAACGGCACTGTTGCTGCACAGGTTCTGGTGGGTCCGCACGACATCCGCAGCTTCCGCGGCCTGAACAAGACCGCCAAGTTCGACCTTCTGGTCCCCTTCAGCGCCGACGGCAAGATCAAACCGGTCTACGACATGGGCTATGGCACCGTCGGCTTCACACCGTTCAAGAAAGCCGAGGAAGGCAGGATCCGCGAGCTTCTGGCTCTGATCAACTACCTTTCCGCCCCTTTCGGCACAGCGGAGTACATACAGAAGAACTACGGCGAGACCGGGCAGGACTACACGCTGGACGATGCCGGCAACCCGGTTCTCAGCGAGTCCGGTGCCACCAACATCCCAGGTCTCGCTTCGGCCCTGAACATTATGTCCAGCCCGGAGAATGTGCTTTTCAACCCGGGCTACGACGATGACACGCGATACGTCAATGAGCAGCAGAAGAAGCTACTTGAAATTGCCTGGCGTAACCCGACCAACGGCAGCTACTCGGACACCAACGCCAAGGTGGGTGCAAAGGTCACCAAGCAACTGCGCGACAAGGTCATTGACGTCATCACCGGACGCGAGAAGGTGGGAGTCCTCAAGGATGCAGTGAAGCGCTGGCAGTCAGAGGGCGGCAACAAGATCCGTGAAGAGTATCAGGCGGCCTTGCCCGCGGACGTACCGATCTTCAGCTCGTAG
- a CDS encoding DeoR/GlpR family DNA-binding transcription regulator produces the protein MTRTDRLAAILDLLADTGQIEVEDIVAKLGVSPATARRDLDSLAKQRLLSRTRGGATTGAVAYDLPSRYNRDDHAEAKNLIAEEASRLIQPGAVIGLSGGTTTTALAHVLSTREDLNTPSDRPTLTVVTNAINIAAQLAVRPNIKIMVTGGILNPRSYELVGPYTDIVMQKVALDFAFIGVNGIDAEVGPTITDEGEASVNTLMARRATESYVLADSSKVGRRAFATMAGYPFRRLITDSGISQKDKAAFEANGTEVIVAMGAAAV, from the coding sequence ATGACCCGCACCGATCGACTGGCAGCGATCCTTGACCTGCTTGCTGACACAGGGCAGATCGAGGTGGAGGACATCGTCGCAAAATTAGGTGTTTCACCTGCCACCGCCCGCAGGGACCTGGACAGTCTCGCAAAGCAACGGTTACTCAGCCGCACCAGAGGCGGTGCTACTACCGGCGCGGTGGCTTATGACCTCCCCAGCCGATACAACCGCGATGACCATGCCGAAGCCAAGAATCTCATTGCGGAAGAGGCGTCAAGGCTCATCCAACCCGGTGCCGTAATCGGCCTCAGCGGAGGCACCACCACAACGGCGCTGGCCCATGTGCTGTCTACGCGGGAAGACCTGAACACCCCATCGGACCGGCCCACCCTGACTGTGGTCACTAACGCCATCAACATCGCTGCCCAGCTCGCAGTTCGGCCCAACATCAAGATCATGGTCACCGGCGGCATCCTGAACCCCCGCTCCTACGAGCTCGTCGGACCCTACACGGACATCGTCATGCAGAAAGTCGCCCTCGACTTCGCCTTCATCGGTGTCAATGGAATCGACGCGGAGGTGGGGCCGACCATCACCGACGAAGGCGAGGCGTCGGTCAACACCCTCATGGCCCGGCGAGCCACCGAATCCTATGTACTTGCGGACTCCTCGAAGGTGGGGCGCCGCGCCTTCGCCACCATGGCCGGTTACCCCTTTCGCAGACTGATTACGGATTCCGGGATCTCGCAAAAGGACAAAGCTGCCTTTGAGGCGAACGGCACGGAAGTCATCGTGGCGATGGGCGCTGCTGCGGTCTAG
- a CDS encoding AraC family transcriptional regulator, producing METWTNYRRASPPLRELGLACLGAGEQEGLLPPVSRRTLSCHALVVVSQGTGWLNYAGQNASVTAPSLIWIFPGVEHGYGPGTSGWREHWVLFAGASARAFEELGCYSRDRPLATLQGDDGMLALFTDLRHALAVEGPRGDLDSSVAAQQIIVGASRRGRQLTAGIAETTLARLRELAYLPLGAGQQAARLGLTPQGLREIVQAAAGVGPKEFVLQLRTSRAQSLLADTDFPIERVARLTGYDDGAYFSRLFSQRVGLSPSHFRLQHRRSGGGGSLD from the coding sequence GCGAGCAGGAAGGGCTGCTGCCACCGGTTTCCCGCCGCACCCTGTCGTGCCATGCACTCGTCGTGGTGTCGCAGGGAACCGGGTGGCTTAATTACGCGGGGCAGAACGCTTCTGTCACGGCGCCATCATTGATTTGGATTTTTCCCGGAGTTGAGCACGGATACGGTCCGGGCACATCAGGCTGGCGGGAGCATTGGGTGCTTTTTGCCGGTGCCAGTGCGCGGGCGTTCGAGGAACTTGGCTGCTACAGCCGCGACCGGCCGCTGGCCACGCTGCAGGGCGACGACGGGATGCTGGCCCTGTTCACCGACCTGCGGCACGCCCTTGCGGTGGAGGGTCCGCGTGGCGACCTTGATTCGTCGGTCGCGGCTCAGCAGATCATCGTGGGCGCCAGTCGGCGCGGCCGTCAGCTGACTGCCGGAATCGCCGAGACAACCCTGGCCCGGCTGCGCGAACTGGCCTATCTGCCCCTCGGCGCCGGCCAGCAAGCCGCACGGCTCGGACTCACCCCGCAAGGCCTGCGAGAGATCGTCCAGGCCGCAGCCGGAGTAGGCCCCAAGGAATTTGTCCTGCAGCTGCGGACTTCCCGGGCGCAGTCACTGCTGGCCGACACCGACTTTCCGATTGAACGCGTTGCGCGGCTGACCGGCTACGACGACGGCGCGTATTTCAGTAGGTTGTTTTCACAGCGCGTCGGGCTATCCCCGTCACATTTCCGCCTCCAGCACCGCCGCTCGGGCGGAGGCGGTTCCCTGGACTGA
- a CDS encoding phytanoyl-CoA dioxygenase family protein produces MITSNGYVLDQSPARFAYLSPVPASERADRDALWRRLREDGYLYLSNHLDPGVVNNFREYYFTKLAETGLVRVGTEPSLGVGAPGEVNRASLRRILFDEIVPGAAYGGLTAHPDIKDWFAWLLGDEVHLHKRKIIRHVRPGETGIGTATQAHYDLVYLREGSEHVLSMWIPLGDTPIEMGGLAYLEGSHHWALAAERNGTRKHPAASITADLPGLADTHDARWLLSDFHAGDVMVHSAFAVHAATDNVDPENRIRLSTDIRYQRAGEPIDWRWQEHWSDRDGL; encoded by the coding sequence ATGATCACTTCGAACGGGTATGTCCTTGACCAGTCCCCCGCACGGTTCGCGTACCTTTCTCCGGTACCAGCCAGCGAGCGTGCCGACAGGGACGCGCTGTGGCGCCGGTTGCGCGAAGACGGCTACCTTTACCTCAGCAACCACCTAGATCCCGGCGTGGTGAACAATTTCCGCGAGTACTACTTCACGAAGTTGGCCGAGACGGGGCTAGTCCGGGTCGGGACCGAGCCTTCCCTGGGAGTCGGGGCACCGGGTGAGGTCAACCGCGCGTCCCTTCGCCGCATACTTTTCGATGAAATTGTTCCTGGTGCCGCGTATGGGGGCCTGACGGCGCACCCGGACATCAAGGACTGGTTCGCCTGGTTACTGGGTGATGAGGTTCATCTGCATAAAAGGAAAATCATCCGGCATGTTCGACCTGGCGAGACGGGCATCGGGACTGCAACGCAGGCCCACTATGACCTGGTGTATTTGAGGGAAGGCAGTGAACATGTCCTCTCGATGTGGATCCCGCTTGGTGATACACCGATCGAAATGGGCGGTCTGGCCTATCTGGAAGGAAGCCATCATTGGGCGCTGGCCGCCGAGCGGAACGGCACCCGGAAGCATCCGGCCGCTTCCATAACAGCCGACCTGCCGGGTCTGGCTGACACCCATGATGCACGGTGGCTGCTCAGTGATTTCCACGCCGGCGACGTCATGGTGCACTCTGCCTTTGCCGTCCACGCTGCAACGGACAATGTGGACCCGGAAAACAGGATCCGGCTCTCCACCGATATCCGCTACCAACGGGCCGGCGAACCCATCGACTGGAGATGGCAGGAGCACTGGTCTGATCGGGACGGACTATGA
- a CDS encoding carbohydrate ABC transporter permease, with protein MATTLFTKKAPGLTRDSKRPVWKEKPSLLYQSIKAVVLVLFSISILAPMLLVVSTSLADNEQLTAAGGFVMWPERPTLEAYQTIFRGPMVLQSLGVSLFITVVGTLLALFVTITMAYATSRSVVFGRPVILAVLFTLLFAPGLIPSFLMIRELHLLDSLWSLILPGIFGAFNFVVMRSFFMNIPGELIESARIDGASDWQILWKIVLPLSKAVVAVVGLFYAVGFWNSFFNALLYINDHSKWPIQLLLRNFVVQGSGAADGLGITTTPPPQSIQMAVVVVALLPILMVYPFLQKHFAKGVITGAVKG; from the coding sequence ATGGCTACAACACTGTTTACCAAAAAAGCCCCCGGGCTGACGCGCGATTCCAAGCGTCCTGTCTGGAAAGAGAAGCCCTCTCTGCTTTACCAGAGCATTAAAGCTGTCGTTCTCGTGCTCTTCAGCATCTCCATCCTGGCTCCCATGCTCCTCGTGGTGTCCACCTCGCTGGCCGACAATGAACAGCTGACGGCCGCTGGCGGCTTCGTGATGTGGCCGGAGCGGCCAACACTGGAGGCCTACCAGACCATCTTCCGAGGCCCCATGGTTCTGCAATCGCTCGGAGTTAGCCTCTTCATCACCGTGGTGGGCACCCTGCTGGCGCTGTTTGTGACTATCACCATGGCCTATGCCACCAGCCGGTCGGTCGTTTTCGGACGCCCCGTGATCCTTGCAGTCCTATTCACGCTACTGTTTGCCCCCGGACTCATTCCCTCTTTCCTGATGATTCGCGAACTCCATCTGCTGGACTCTCTGTGGTCCCTGATCCTGCCTGGTATCTTCGGTGCGTTCAACTTCGTGGTGATGCGTTCCTTCTTTATGAACATCCCGGGCGAACTCATTGAGAGTGCCCGCATTGACGGGGCGAGCGACTGGCAAATCCTCTGGAAGATCGTCCTGCCCCTTTCCAAGGCTGTGGTCGCTGTGGTGGGTCTGTTCTACGCCGTGGGCTTCTGGAACTCCTTCTTCAACGCCCTCCTGTACATCAACGACCACAGCAAATGGCCCATCCAGCTCCTCCTGCGCAACTTCGTCGTCCAGGGCAGTGGTGCGGCCGACGGGCTGGGGATCACCACCACCCCTCCGCCACAGTCAATCCAGATGGCAGTCGTTGTGGTTGCCCTCCTCCCTATCCTCATGGTCTACCCGTTCCTGCAGAAGCACTTCGCCAAGGGCGTTATCACCGGCGCGGTCAAAGGCTGA
- a CDS encoding Gfo/Idh/MocA family protein, translated as MRTVDMKVGLVGFGLRASLWKHVHNPGQGSEVTIVCDTSARGRADATEKIPTARVTADLNELLTSGIDAVLVLTPDNQHALVAVETLRAGIPTFCEKPLDVTLEAADLILQTAYETGTRLYVGHNMRHMPVVVQMRQLIEDGVIGDVKAIWCRHFVGNGGDYYFKDWHSERKNVTSLLLQKGAHDIDVIHWLANGYTKRVSAIGDLAVYGDVRDRRDNAGRRMGDWFSLDNWPPTEQTALSPLIDVEDISMMQMVLDNGVLASYQQCHFTPDYWRNYTVIGTKGRIENFGDGPGGKISVWTSRTSTGFAEPDRVIGIPDGDGGHGGADPRLIAEFLEFAARGGQTRTSPIAARQSVAAGVLATESLRGDGSAREVPALPADLVGYFEAGQPARDSSHC; from the coding sequence ATGAGAACTGTTGATATGAAGGTCGGGCTGGTCGGATTCGGTCTGAGGGCGAGTCTGTGGAAGCACGTCCACAACCCGGGCCAGGGATCCGAAGTAACCATCGTGTGCGATACCAGCGCGCGCGGCCGCGCGGACGCTACCGAAAAGATCCCTACGGCCAGGGTCACGGCGGATCTCAATGAGCTGCTCACCAGCGGCATTGACGCAGTCCTGGTTCTTACGCCGGACAACCAGCACGCATTAGTGGCCGTCGAGACGCTCAGGGCCGGCATTCCCACCTTCTGCGAGAAACCGTTGGACGTCACACTTGAGGCAGCGGATCTGATCCTGCAGACGGCTTATGAAACCGGAACGAGGCTGTACGTCGGTCACAACATGCGCCACATGCCAGTGGTAGTGCAGATGCGCCAACTGATTGAAGACGGTGTGATTGGCGACGTCAAAGCGATCTGGTGCCGGCACTTTGTGGGCAACGGGGGCGACTACTACTTTAAGGACTGGCACTCCGAACGCAAGAACGTCACGTCGCTGCTGCTCCAGAAGGGTGCCCACGACATCGACGTCATCCACTGGCTGGCGAACGGCTACACCAAGCGGGTGTCTGCCATTGGGGACCTCGCCGTATACGGTGATGTCCGGGACCGCCGGGACAACGCCGGCCGCCGGATGGGGGACTGGTTCTCGCTCGATAACTGGCCGCCCACGGAGCAAACGGCGCTCAGTCCGCTGATCGATGTGGAAGACATTTCCATGATGCAGATGGTGCTGGACAACGGGGTGCTGGCTTCCTACCAGCAGTGTCATTTCACCCCCGACTATTGGCGGAACTACACGGTGATCGGCACCAAGGGCAGGATCGAGAACTTCGGCGACGGCCCGGGCGGCAAGATCAGCGTCTGGACGTCGAGGACATCCACCGGTTTCGCTGAGCCGGACCGGGTGATCGGGATTCCCGACGGCGATGGCGGCCACGGCGGCGCCGATCCTCGCCTGATCGCCGAGTTCCTGGAGTTCGCCGCCCGCGGCGGGCAGACCCGTACCAGCCCTATCGCCGCCCGCCAGTCAGTGGCAGCGGGTGTGCTGGCCACAGAATCCCTACGCGGTGACGGCTCTGCTCGCGAAGTCCCGGCATTGCCCGCCGACCTGGTCGGGTATTTTGAAGCCGGCCAACCTGCCCGTGACTCAAGCCATTGTTGA
- a CDS encoding sugar ABC transporter permease — protein sequence MLVMMLPGVLFLLVFFYVPILGNVIAFQDYQPYLGIGDSLWVGWQNFLDLFINPDFVNAFWNTLYLAAWQLVFLFPVPLVLALIVDSLISPRIRKIFQSIAYLPHFLSWVLVIAFFQQMLGGAGFINNSLRHVGMDTIPFMTNADTFPVLVVVQMIWKDAGWAMIIFLAALASIDASLYEAAAADGAGRWRRVWHITLPGLRPVIVLLLILRIGDILSVGFEQFILQRDAVGAGAAEVLDTFTYYTGVVGGGWSSGAAAGLAKGVVSLVLIWGANKLAHKFGEDGIFAKKVG from the coding sequence ATGCTGGTCATGATGTTGCCGGGTGTGTTGTTTCTTCTCGTGTTCTTCTACGTTCCCATCCTGGGCAATGTGATCGCCTTCCAGGATTACCAGCCGTATCTCGGCATCGGCGACAGCCTCTGGGTGGGTTGGCAGAACTTCTTGGATCTCTTTATCAACCCGGACTTCGTCAATGCCTTTTGGAATACGCTGTATCTGGCCGCATGGCAGCTGGTATTCCTCTTCCCCGTGCCGCTCGTACTGGCCCTCATCGTGGATTCGCTGATCAGCCCGCGAATTCGCAAGATCTTCCAGAGCATCGCCTACCTGCCGCACTTCCTGTCCTGGGTCCTCGTCATTGCCTTCTTCCAACAGATGCTTGGTGGGGCGGGGTTCATCAACAACTCGTTGCGGCACGTGGGCATGGACACCATCCCGTTCATGACCAACGCGGACACCTTCCCGGTGCTGGTGGTTGTCCAGATGATCTGGAAAGACGCCGGCTGGGCCATGATCATCTTCCTGGCAGCCCTTGCCAGCATTGACGCTTCACTCTACGAGGCTGCCGCAGCCGACGGCGCTGGCCGCTGGCGCAGGGTCTGGCATATCACGCTGCCCGGGCTGCGCCCCGTCATCGTCCTGCTGCTGATCCTCCGGATCGGCGACATCCTATCCGTTGGCTTTGAGCAGTTCATCCTTCAGCGAGATGCCGTGGGCGCAGGCGCAGCCGAAGTCCTTGACACGTTCACGTACTACACGGGTGTTGTTGGCGGTGGCTGGAGTTCCGGTGCAGCGGCAGGCCTGGCCAAAGGTGTCGTCAGTCTGGTGCTGATCTGGGGAGCCAACAAACTGGCCCACAAGTTCGGCGAAGACGGAATTTTTGCCAAGAAGGTCGGCTAG